A genomic stretch from uncultured Pseudodesulfovibrio sp. includes:
- the infA gene encoding translation initiation factor IF-1 encodes MAKEEGIVVQGTVEEALPNAMFRVELENGHTVLAHISGKMRKFRIRVMPGDTVTVELSPYDLTRGRITFRPR; translated from the coding sequence ATGGCCAAAGAAGAAGGAATCGTCGTTCAAGGCACCGTTGAAGAAGCCTTGCCAAACGCCATGTTCCGCGTTGAACTTGAAAACGGTCACACCGTGCTGGCACACATTTCCGGCAAAATGCGCAAATTCCGCATCCGTGTCATGCCCGGCGACACCGTCACCGTGGAACTTTCCCCATACGACCTCACTCGCGGTAGAATTACCTTCCGTCCCCGGTAG
- a CDS encoding sialidase family protein, protein MPSLSDNPTRHVIIDRRPGRYIAFPDVIRTRDDTLVAAYNEADRHVRPTSRVLVVKTSRDNGRTWSEPIYPNSPASHCPRLYITADNELIISDSSRIFHRSHDNGQSWTPFETTGLTHDMHDRIMDLGNDVFLTTGHRHLGSEEYPAIRQPPTQQMVFRSEDRGQTWATHSILAEHRNLVLCEASMTRLPDGRIIALMRENSFVFEPMYCAISMDKGTSWSEPVETPLMGHRPTMGLIPDGRLLVTYRNVGPDWGTCAWVGTVEELMSGFRVHGLAADPTNPTFTPDGMRICNKPGSLSVVRYALRPMTDPRTATATLEAEVRINTADANGCGIRFGTWWKLTPKHITPDAKGAAPIPLPAGQFNHIRLHYGDGLVTLHVNGENAATLAVNPDHAETRPIMFGAPYPFEDNGVDCTWRRVDLNIIEPAYDRKHVYQWQAEDGLPDQWVYDTVLELQNDRHAAAPDFGYSGWTSLEDGSFFCVYHHGGGNDPDYEPLHSSHITGTWFTLEDFETD, encoded by the coding sequence ATGCCGAGCCTGTCTGATAACCCCACCCGCCATGTGATTATCGACCGCAGACCGGGCCGATACATTGCCTTTCCCGACGTGATCCGCACCCGCGACGACACACTGGTGGCGGCATACAACGAGGCGGACAGACACGTCAGACCAACCAGTCGCGTTCTTGTCGTCAAGACAAGCCGGGATAACGGCAGGACGTGGTCCGAGCCGATCTATCCTAATTCACCCGCAAGCCATTGTCCCCGTCTCTACATAACTGCGGACAATGAGCTGATCATATCTGACAGTTCGCGCATTTTTCACCGAAGCCATGACAACGGACAATCATGGACGCCATTTGAGACCACCGGCCTGACACACGACATGCACGACAGGATCATGGATCTCGGAAACGATGTTTTCCTGACCACCGGACACCGTCACCTCGGCAGCGAAGAATATCCGGCAATCCGGCAGCCCCCGACACAACAAATGGTTTTCCGATCTGAAGATCGCGGTCAAACGTGGGCGACACATTCCATTCTTGCCGAGCACCGGAATCTCGTCCTGTGTGAAGCGTCCATGACCAGATTGCCGGACGGCCGCATCATTGCCCTCATGCGGGAAAACAGCTTCGTATTCGAGCCGATGTACTGCGCAATCAGCATGGACAAAGGGACATCGTGGTCCGAGCCGGTGGAGACGCCACTCATGGGACACCGCCCGACCATGGGACTGATTCCTGACGGACGACTTCTGGTTACATACAGGAATGTGGGACCGGACTGGGGAACCTGCGCTTGGGTCGGCACTGTTGAAGAGCTTATGTCCGGCTTCCGGGTCCACGGACTGGCGGCAGACCCGACCAACCCGACATTCACACCGGATGGCATGCGCATCTGCAACAAACCGGGCAGCCTGTCGGTAGTTCGCTATGCCTTGCGACCCATGACTGATCCCCGCACTGCCACGGCAACGCTGGAAGCCGAAGTCAGAATAAATACGGCTGACGCCAACGGTTGCGGCATCCGCTTCGGAACATGGTGGAAGCTCACGCCAAAACACATCACTCCGGATGCCAAGGGCGCTGCTCCTATCCCCTTACCCGCAGGACAATTCAACCACATCCGACTCCACTATGGCGATGGTCTGGTCACTTTACATGTCAACGGAGAAAATGCGGCGACACTTGCCGTTAACCCGGACCACGCTGAAACACGTCCCATCATGTTCGGCGCACCATACCCGTTTGAAGACAATGGTGTAGACTGCACATGGAGACGGGTGGACCTGAATATCATTGAACCTGCATACGACAGAAAACACGTCTACCAGTGGCAGGCTGAAGATGGCCTGCCTGACCAATGGGTTTATGACACTGTGCTGGAATTACAAAATGACCGCCATGCAGCGGCACCGGATTTCGGTTATTCCGGATGGACATCACTTGAAGATGGAAGTTTTTTTTGCGTGTATCACCATGGCGGAGGGAACGACCCCGACTATGAGCCGTTGCACTCAAGCCATATCACTGGGACATGGTTCACATTGGAAGACTTCGAAACCGACTAA
- a CDS encoding A24 family peptidase, whose product MDAIPTWIFFLAAGVIGLELGSLATIFIQRWIDEVPILRPTGSRCPSCEHALGLLDTIPLLSFILLKGRCRHCEAVIGAQYMLVELSCMAWALASAYRFGLSPEWAVYLVLGVMLIAGSFIDFETFLLPDRVTLGGAGMALAASFFLENGVGWRSATLGAVSGAGAFWILQQAYRLVRKEEGLGTGDVKLMAMIGGMTGLPGLPLTILIGSLSGLVGSVYYTIRPGKDGIKGRVPYGPFLSLGCMVYLLYGKEIMKWWIS is encoded by the coding sequence ATGGACGCTATTCCCACATGGATCTTTTTTTTGGCTGCCGGAGTCATCGGTTTGGAGCTTGGCAGTCTGGCTACTATCTTCATTCAACGCTGGATAGACGAGGTTCCCATTCTCAGGCCGACCGGCTCTCGTTGTCCTTCCTGTGAACATGCGCTTGGTCTGCTTGATACCATCCCTCTTCTCAGTTTCATTCTGCTGAAAGGCCGGTGTCGTCATTGCGAAGCCGTTATCGGTGCCCAGTATATGCTGGTGGAACTTTCCTGCATGGCGTGGGCGTTAGCTTCGGCCTATCGTTTCGGCTTGTCGCCGGAATGGGCTGTCTATCTGGTCCTTGGTGTCATGCTCATTGCCGGAAGCTTTATTGATTTCGAGACATTTCTCCTGCCTGATCGCGTCACGCTTGGCGGAGCGGGTATGGCCCTTGCCGCCAGTTTCTTTCTTGAAAATGGTGTGGGATGGCGCAGTGCGACTCTTGGTGCAGTCTCCGGTGCGGGTGCTTTTTGGATATTGCAGCAAGCGTATCGTCTGGTGCGAAAAGAGGAAGGTCTGGGTACCGGGGACGTCAAGCTCATGGCTATGATCGGCGGCATGACCGGATTGCCCGGATTGCCCCTGACCATTCTCATCGGTTCGCTATCCGGTCTTGTCGGTAGTGTTTATTACACAATCCGACCAGGCAAGGACGGTATCAAGGGGAGGGTTCCCTACGGTCCGTTCCTTAGCCTTGGGTGCATGGTGTATCTTTTGTACGGCAAAGAAATCATGAAGTGGTGGATTTCATGA
- a CDS encoding glycosyltransferase family 39 protein, producing MTSPKNTYSLRRDMIAFVIIALSFVVRYWFVNSGQLNLVQDEAQYWDWIRRPQLSYYSKGPLIAWMIATWTEVFGNTELGIRFGSIIGMTGIQAALYIGVSRVWREYSTAIYVLLVAATMPLLNGLGILATTDNPLIFCWTVAFFALAAATRNTPDQKPSNWPFIILVFCMAVGILAKYMMLSFLGLGIIYALILQLRGQMPPRFWGRFFLASLVGTVIGLAPILLWNMQNDWVAYKHVAKLSTGVGREFSIRLMPFLEMLGAQIGLLAPWWFIFILMGSKTALGKSFVGPVGAFDAKYRHALQSVLFFWPLWAIITFKALFSKVEANWTAVSFMGAALLGGMALHTWWHAPKRSLRSKSILVTVAVGITALIYITPILPVPDHLNPTHRLKGWEDLGNKIEQLTKTEFDDPSKVFAMSDNYGFTSELAFYIPGQPITYCPWTEDRRMNQYDLWPDPAANGQLGWDGILVRKRFQPGRIPELEKMFESVSEPIYYESTFNGQPARKFTLIICKGYNGYWPQRGLGKY from the coding sequence ATGACTTCGCCCAAAAATACATATTCCCTCAGACGGGACATGATCGCGTTTGTGATCATTGCCCTGTCCTTTGTCGTCCGATACTGGTTCGTCAACTCAGGTCAACTCAACCTGGTACAGGATGAAGCCCAATACTGGGACTGGATTCGACGCCCGCAGCTTTCCTATTATTCCAAAGGGCCGCTCATCGCATGGATGATCGCCACATGGACCGAGGTGTTCGGCAACACGGAGCTGGGTATCAGATTCGGCTCCATCATCGGCATGACGGGAATTCAGGCCGCACTATATATAGGTGTATCCAGAGTATGGCGTGAATATTCAACGGCCATATATGTCCTGCTGGTCGCCGCCACAATGCCGCTCCTGAACGGTCTGGGCATTCTCGCAACGACTGACAATCCCCTGATTTTCTGCTGGACTGTCGCCTTCTTCGCCCTGGCTGCGGCAACACGGAACACACCGGACCAGAAGCCATCGAACTGGCCCTTCATCATTCTGGTTTTCTGCATGGCTGTCGGGATTCTGGCCAAATACATGATGCTCTCCTTCCTGGGTCTGGGAATCATCTATGCCTTGATCCTGCAACTGCGCGGTCAGATGCCGCCCCGTTTCTGGGGACGATTCTTCCTGGCTTCCCTTGTCGGCACGGTTATAGGCCTCGCCCCAATTCTACTCTGGAACATGCAAAACGACTGGGTGGCATACAAACATGTCGCCAAGCTCTCCACGGGCGTCGGCAGAGAGTTTTCCATTCGCCTCATGCCCTTCCTTGAGATGCTCGGCGCTCAGATCGGACTGCTCGCTCCATGGTGGTTCATATTCATTTTGATGGGCAGCAAAACCGCACTCGGAAAATCCTTTGTCGGGCCGGTCGGTGCATTCGATGCCAAGTACAGACACGCTCTCCAGTCCGTCCTGTTCTTCTGGCCCCTCTGGGCGATCATCACCTTCAAGGCGCTCTTCTCAAAAGTTGAAGCCAACTGGACAGCAGTCTCATTCATGGGCGCAGCCCTGCTTGGCGGCATGGCCCTGCACACATGGTGGCATGCGCCCAAGCGTAGCCTGCGCAGCAAGAGTATCCTTGTCACCGTTGCCGTCGGTATCACTGCCCTGATTTATATCACGCCGATTCTGCCGGTCCCCGACCATCTCAACCCCACCCACAGGCTCAAGGGATGGGAAGATCTCGGCAACAAAATCGAACAACTGACCAAAACAGAATTCGACGATCCTTCAAAAGTCTTCGCCATGAGCGACAATTATGGTTTCACCTCGGAACTCGCCTTCTATATTCCGGGCCAACCCATCACCTACTGCCCATGGACGGAAGACCGGCGCATGAACCAATATGACCTCTGGCCAGATCCGGCAGCCAACGGCCAATTGGGGTGGGACGGTATTCTGGTCCGCAAACGCTTCCAGCCAGGTCGTATCCCGGAACTTGAAAAAATGTTCGAGTCCGTAAGCGAGCCAATTTATTACGAGTCGACCTTCAATGGTCAGCCTGCCAGAAAGTTCACCTTGATCATATGCAAGGGATACAACGGATACTGGCCGCAACGCGGACTCGGAAAATATTAG
- a CDS encoding BON domain-containing protein, with protein sequence MFTLKKAILILVIFLSPGCAAVPFGIGLIPGAPAYFSSLVGGSQSMYATAVDERTTEQQMMDAIIAGHAQAELYKSKEIGAGQISTYSYFGKLYLVGEYDSQEQLKYIYECADKVEGKRAIISCLYLRSETEENEYFHEKAKYAELQTQLMADFEVTSTPIDVEIIHGDMILLGVIKDQEERDRIMAHALSVDGIDRVVSYLYHQENAGPDPHIMVAGLTPSSMTQVAPPPKKKPKNTRSRPIVTKKKAPAAPVLAVTNPDRGR encoded by the coding sequence ATGTTCACGTTGAAAAAAGCAATTCTCATACTGGTAATATTCCTTTCACCGGGGTGTGCCGCGGTGCCATTCGGCATCGGGCTCATCCCCGGTGCGCCAGCATATTTTTCGTCACTCGTCGGAGGCAGTCAATCCATGTACGCGACCGCGGTGGATGAACGGACCACCGAACAACAGATGATGGATGCCATCATTGCCGGTCACGCCCAGGCGGAGCTCTACAAAAGCAAAGAAATCGGGGCAGGGCAAATCTCGACCTACAGCTATTTCGGGAAACTGTACCTTGTGGGAGAATACGACTCTCAGGAGCAACTCAAATATATTTACGAGTGCGCAGACAAAGTAGAAGGAAAACGAGCCATCATCAGTTGTCTCTATCTTCGCAGTGAGACAGAAGAAAATGAATATTTCCATGAGAAAGCAAAATACGCGGAACTCCAAACGCAGCTCATGGCGGATTTCGAAGTGACAAGTACGCCCATTGATGTCGAGATCATTCATGGAGACATGATCCTGCTTGGCGTCATCAAGGATCAGGAAGAGCGGGATCGGATCATGGCCCACGCACTGAGTGTGGATGGTATCGACCGAGTTGTCTCCTACCTCTATCATCAGGAAAACGCCGGTCCGGACCCGCACATCATGGTGGCAGGATTGACCCCTTCATCAATGACACAAGTCGCTCCACCGCCCAAGAAAAAGCCCAAGAACACACGTTCCCGCCCTATCGTCACAAAGAAGAAAGCACCGGCAGCACCCGTTCTGGCCGTCACCAATCCGGACCGAGGACGTTAA
- a CDS encoding RNA-binding protein, with amino-acid sequence MAKNIYVGNLPWSSTEEDVRATFETYGEVISVKLINDRETGRPRGFGFVEMEDQGALEAIKNLDGADMGGRNIKVNEARPRPERPRW; translated from the coding sequence ATGGCTAAGAATATTTATGTGGGCAATCTGCCCTGGAGTTCCACGGAAGAGGATGTACGCGCCACGTTTGAAACATATGGCGAAGTTATTTCCGTCAAATTGATCAATGACCGCGAAACAGGTCGCCCCCGCGGCTTTGGCTTTGTTGAAATGGAAGACCAGGGTGCCCTCGAAGCCATCAAGAACCTGGACGGCGCCGACATGGGTGGCCGCAACATCAAAGTCAACGAAGCCCGCCCTCGCCCCGAACGTCCGCGTTGGTAG
- a CDS encoding DEAD/DEAH box helicase — protein MSSFKELGLSAATLTALESKGFTSPTPIQALTIPMLLEGTVDIVGQAQTGTGKTAAFGLPVIEAAQEKVRHVQSLILTPTRELAIQVAEEINSLKGHKRIRVLPVYGGQAIHMQLKALRQGVDVVVGTPGRIMDHLKRGTLHIDNLDFFILDEADEMCNMGFVDDVREILASANEDRRTLLFSATMPHEVMRIAKEFMGNFEVVSVKPEKSDIPLTRQIFHEMADSDRFEALCRVIDAQPDFYGLVFTRTRADADRVAARLTERGYPSEPIHGDLSQGQREKILASFREKKATILVATDVAARGIDVPDLTHVVNFALPQDPQTYVHRTGRTGRAGKQGVAITLIAPNEFRRLMYISKSSGIEIKKEPLPRIEDVIYSKKSRVVSELNSIMDAEDHGNYMAMARELLAEKDATDVVAALLKNTFGDELIASSYREIDITGRGSDSRSGSGASGRADLVCALGRAHGMSPKKFVEFVAETAQIKPWSIQHVRVQGNSTTFTVPSHEADKVMNKVNSRDGQPLISQGEFKKKPSYRRDFHKKGAQRPGKRPYMNRGKKKD, from the coding sequence ATGTCCAGTTTCAAAGAACTGGGGCTGTCGGCTGCAACGCTGACCGCTCTGGAATCTAAGGGGTTCACAAGCCCCACCCCCATTCAGGCCCTGACCATCCCCATGCTGCTTGAAGGCACTGTGGATATCGTGGGCCAGGCCCAGACCGGAACCGGCAAGACTGCCGCTTTCGGCCTTCCCGTCATCGAAGCCGCCCAGGAAAAGGTGCGCCACGTCCAGTCGCTCATCCTGACCCCCACTCGCGAACTCGCTATTCAGGTGGCCGAAGAAATCAACTCACTTAAAGGTCATAAGCGCATCCGCGTCCTGCCAGTCTATGGCGGACAAGCCATTCACATGCAGCTCAAAGCTCTGAGACAGGGCGTTGACGTTGTGGTTGGAACACCGGGTCGCATCATGGACCATCTCAAACGCGGCACACTGCACATAGACAATCTCGATTTCTTCATCCTCGATGAAGCGGACGAGATGTGCAACATGGGCTTCGTGGACGACGTTCGCGAGATTCTTGCTTCTGCCAACGAAGATCGACGCACCCTGCTCTTCTCGGCTACCATGCCTCATGAGGTCATGCGTATCGCCAAGGAATTCATGGGCAACTTCGAAGTCGTTTCCGTAAAACCTGAAAAAAGCGACATTCCGCTCACTCGACAGATCTTCCATGAAATGGCCGATTCGGACCGCTTCGAGGCTCTGTGCCGGGTTATCGACGCCCAGCCGGACTTTTACGGCCTGGTTTTCACACGCACCCGCGCCGATGCTGACCGAGTGGCTGCTCGACTGACCGAGCGCGGCTATCCTTCCGAACCGATCCATGGTGATCTTTCGCAGGGACAGCGAGAAAAAATCCTGGCGAGTTTCCGCGAGAAAAAGGCTACCATTCTGGTTGCAACCGATGTCGCAGCCCGCGGAATTGACGTGCCGGATCTGACCCACGTGGTCAACTTCGCTCTGCCTCAAGACCCGCAGACATATGTCCACCGTACAGGCCGTACAGGTCGCGCAGGAAAGCAGGGAGTGGCTATCACCCTGATTGCACCGAACGAGTTTCGCCGACTCATGTACATTTCAAAAAGTTCCGGCATCGAAATCAAGAAGGAACCACTGCCTCGCATCGAGGATGTCATATACTCCAAGAAAAGCCGCGTGGTTTCCGAACTGAATTCAATCATGGACGCAGAAGACCATGGCAATTACATGGCCATGGCACGTGAACTCCTGGCGGAGAAGGATGCCACAGACGTTGTAGCCGCTCTGCTGAAGAACACTTTCGGAGATGAACTGATCGCTTCAAGCTACAGAGAAATCGACATTACAGGAAGAGGGTCTGATTCCCGTTCCGGCTCCGGCGCTTCTGGAAGAGCTGATCTTGTCTGCGCTCTTGGCCGGGCCCATGGCATGTCACCAAAGAAATTCGTCGAATTCGTTGCTGAAACCGCCCAGATCAAGCCTTGGTCTATCCAGCACGTTCGCGTACAAGGCAACAGTACCACGTTCACTGTACCCTCTCATGAAGCTGATAAGGTCATGAACAAGGTTAACAGCAGGGACGGTCAACCGCTCATCTCTCAAGGCGAATTCAAAAAGAAACCGTCCTATCGTCGCGACTTTCACAAGAAAGGTGCGCAACGTCCGGGCAAGCGGCCTTACATGAATAGAGGCAAGAAAAAGGACTAA
- a CDS encoding phenylacetate--CoA ligase, whose product MDHRFIPHLTEEQIADIQLEGLQWTTAHAYANSPFYQGRLKEAGIAPGDIRTLDDLQKLPFTTADDLKNGYPMPLLSVPESDVVRIHGSSGTTGKRKILAYTQKDIEVWRDMFARCYELAGLTVEDRVQICVGYGLWTAGAGFQLGCERFGAMALPVGPGLLEIQLQMLTDLKSTCLCSTASMALLMGEEVQKQGLFEQIALKKAIFGAEAHTPKMRRQFEEALGLEDSFDIIGMTELYGPGTGLECQAHDGIHYWADRFIMEILDPETLEPVAPGEVGEMVVTSLQKEASPLIRYRTHDLTRKIAGDCACGVTMPRIDKIMGRSDDMFIFRGVNIYPGQIGSVLEEFNDLSAEYKISLTRRDGLDHMAVDVERTPEASAADNENLAKKLATEIRKHILVRSDVRILNPGELPRSFAKAKRVQDERGEE is encoded by the coding sequence ATGGACCATCGTTTTATTCCACATCTGACAGAAGAACAGATCGCCGACATCCAGCTTGAAGGGTTGCAATGGACAACGGCACACGCCTACGCCAACAGTCCGTTCTATCAGGGTCGCCTGAAAGAGGCCGGGATAGCTCCTGGCGATATCAGGACTCTGGATGATCTGCAAAAGCTTCCGTTCACTACGGCGGATGATCTGAAAAACGGCTACCCTATGCCTCTGCTCTCCGTACCCGAATCAGACGTGGTCCGTATCCACGGCTCAAGCGGCACCACCGGCAAGCGCAAAATTCTCGCATACACCCAGAAAGACATTGAAGTCTGGCGAGACATGTTCGCCCGTTGTTACGAACTGGCCGGACTGACTGTTGAAGACCGTGTTCAGATATGTGTTGGTTATGGATTGTGGACAGCCGGCGCTGGTTTTCAACTCGGCTGCGAACGGTTCGGAGCCATGGCTCTGCCCGTTGGTCCCGGCCTGCTGGAAATTCAGCTCCAGATGCTCACCGACCTCAAATCCACCTGCCTGTGCTCCACGGCCTCAATGGCCCTACTCATGGGTGAAGAAGTCCAGAAACAGGGACTCTTCGAACAGATTGCCCTGAAAAAGGCGATATTCGGTGCCGAAGCACATACTCCCAAGATGCGCCGCCAGTTTGAAGAAGCGCTCGGACTGGAAGACAGCTTCGACATCATCGGCATGACCGAACTCTATGGTCCCGGCACCGGCCTGGAATGTCAGGCCCACGATGGCATTCACTACTGGGCGGACCGTTTCATCATGGAAATACTGGACCCAGAGACACTGGAGCCGGTTGCTCCCGGTGAAGTGGGCGAAATGGTTGTGACCTCGCTGCAAAAAGAAGCCTCTCCGCTCATTCGCTACCGCACCCACGACCTGACCAGAAAAATTGCCGGGGACTGCGCCTGCGGTGTGACCATGCCACGCATCGACAAGATCATGGGCCGCTCAGACGACATGTTCATCTTCCGGGGCGTAAATATCTACCCCGGCCAGATCGGCTCTGTACTGGAAGAATTCAACGATCTGTCCGCTGAATACAAAATTTCCCTGACCCGACGTGACGGCTTGGACCACATGGCCGTTGACGTGGAACGGACGCCCGAAGCAAGTGCTGCGGACAACGAAAACCTCGCCAAGAAACTGGCCACTGAGATCCGCAAGCATATCCTGGTGCGCAGTGATGTCCGCATCCTCAATCCGGGCGAACTGCCGCGCAGCTTTGCCAAGGCAAAACGCGTACAGGACGAACGCGGAGAAGAGTAA